A single Dermacentor variabilis isolate Ectoservices chromosome 9, ASM5094787v1, whole genome shotgun sequence DNA region contains:
- the LOC142557401 gene encoding uncharacterized protein LOC142557401: MEASAGFRIGFPYALHAPGLYGPSSFGSPLSADSATAAVLRGSGGRGGASPPASGTTRAEVADLGGGEDLRSDDESPGPVHRMGLPPTSSPCFGVSVHPSALAAEMSPTQGHHTLQRQMHPHSQHHLHPGSVVSVGARPSLAAVTAAVSAAPPQPAPSLASLPGHHGEPQRHHHPPRAPSTPEPPAPPASQAAMMAGGRKHRHAKTMRLSINARERRRMHDLNDALDELRSVIPYAHSPSVRKLSKIATLLLAKNYILMQANALEELRRIIAYMNQAGGVAIPAAAAGPLAACCPMPTQVASVQNHGGETGRGSKFQGTPSSGLFSPFAPALNGGSPTDSGGGTSDGKP, from the exons ATGGAAGCGAGCGCGGGCTTTCGCATCGGCTTCCCGTACGCCCTGCACGCCCCGGGTCTTTACGGCCCGTCGTCCTTCGGCAGCCCGCTGTCCGCGGACTCCGCGACCGCCGCCGTTCTTCGAGGCAGCGGCGGTCGGGGCGGCGCCTCCCCTCCTGCCAGCGGAACGACGCGGGCCGAGGTGGCGGACCTCGGTGGGGGCGAGGATCTGCGCAGCGACGACGAGTCCCCGGGACCCGTCCACAGGATGGGTCTGCCACCGACCAGTTCCCCGTGCTTCGGCG TGTCTGTACACCCGTCCGCCTTGGCCGCAGAGATGTCGCCCACGCAAGGCCATCACACGCTGCAGAGGCAAATGCAcccgcactctcaacaccactTGCACCCAG GCTCCGTCGTCTCCGTCGGAGCACGACCCTCCCTCGCAGCCGTCACAGCTGCCGTATCGGCGGCCCCGCCCCAGCCGGCGCCCAGCCTGGCCAGCCTGCCTGGCCACCACGGTGAGCCGCAGCGACACCACCACCCGCCGCGTGCCCCGTCGACCCCCGAGCCTCCGGCGCCGCCCGCGAGCCAGGCGGCCATGATGGCCGGGGGCCGCAAGCACCGGCACGCCAAGACCATGCGGCTGAGCATCAACGCGCGCGAGCGAAGGCGTATGCACGACTTGAACGACGCGCTCGACGAGCTGCGCTCCGTCATCCCGTACGCGCACAGCCCGTCCGTGCGCAAGCTCTCCAAGATCGCCACGCTCCTGCTCGCCAAGAACTACATTCTCATGCAG GCCAACGCCCTGGAGGAACTGCGTCGCATCATCGCGTACATGAACCAGGCCGGAGGCGTGGccatcccagccgcggcggcgggTCCCCTGGCGGCTTGCTGCCCCATGCCAACACAGGTGGCCTCGGTCCAGAACCACGGCGGGGAAACCGGAAGAGGAAGCAAGTTCCAGGGAACCCCTAGTTCCGGTCTCTTCTCGCCATTCGCCCCCGCGCTGAACGGCGGAAGCCCAACGGACTCCGGAGGCGGGACGAGTGACGGCAAACCGTGA